One genomic region from Motacilla alba alba isolate MOTALB_02 chromosome 5, Motacilla_alba_V1.0_pri, whole genome shotgun sequence encodes:
- the FCF1 gene encoding rRNA-processing protein FCF1 homolog has protein sequence MGKQKKARKYAVMKRMISLRDERLKEKDRAKAPVKKKEDPSAIKEREVPQHPSCLFFQYNTQLGPPYHILVDTNFINFSIKAKLDLVQSMMDCLYAKCIPCITDCVMGEIEKLGQKYRVALRIAKDPRFERLPCMHKGTYADDCLVQRVTQHKCYIVATVDKELKRRIRKIPGVPIMYISRHRYNIERMPDDYGAPRF, from the exons ATG gggaagcagaagaAGGCGCGGAAGTACGCGGTGATGAAGCGCATGATCAGCCTCCGGGATGAGCGCCT TAAAGAGAAGGATCGCGCAAAAGCCCctgtgaagaagaaggaggacCCGAGTGCCATCAAGGAGCGGGAGGT CCCCCAACACCCCTCTTGCTTGTTCTTCCAATATAATACACAGCTGGGCCCCCCTTACCACATCCTGGTTGACACTAACTTCATCAACTTCTCCATCAAGGCCAAACTGGACCTGGTGCAGTCGATGATGGACTGTCTCTATGCCAAAT gTATTCCATGTATCACAGATTGTGTAATGGGTGAAATAGAGAAGTTAGGTCAGAAGTACCGTGTGGCATTAAG AATTGCCAAGGACCCTCGGTTTGAACGCTTGCCATGTATGCACAAAGGAACCTACGCCGATGACTGCTTGGTGCAGAGGGTCACTCAG CACAAATGTTACATTGTGGCCACAGTGGATAAAGAGCTCAAGCGGAGAATACGAAAAATCCCCGGAGTGCCCATAATGTATATTTCCAGGCACAG gTACAATATTGAGAGGATGCCAGATGATTATGGAGCTCCCCGATTCTAA